The following are encoded together in the Actinoplanes sp. N902-109 genome:
- a CDS encoding LuxR family transcriptional regulator, producing MTSEASFRLEDPTGIHLGQDIHATEATMLASAAAWREGRIDRCRELAQQAGSGQDDTTAADRDRTRLAQVWHAIVLVRLGELPYGRQELARALTRDNHVPSDRLLAAATLCRSELALAVGQLDEAVTAARDGLELAERAAMRTLLPLGRTLLAQSALRQGDMNAVGTYVNQLKDDALLGHTRYMPGRCSWAITQILEARDGTASVAHLIESITTDTRLLMELLMANPAAAAWLVRAALKLDARDLAGRVVFHAHGLSLCNPQYPLLYASALHAAGLFDDSAERILTAEGLTQDPWARASAAEDAGLLLSARACEQDAAVAALSRAADGYLDIGAARDMFRVNSKLRELGVRRRQVPRLTGRAGTSAGPLTDTEFAVAELVSQGLTNAGVGRQLFISTHTVAFHLRKVFRKLDVSSRVELASTWKQIATS from the coding sequence ATGACGTCAGAGGCTTCATTCCGCCTGGAGGACCCCACCGGAATTCACCTCGGGCAGGACATCCATGCGACGGAGGCGACAATGCTGGCCTCCGCCGCCGCCTGGCGGGAAGGCCGGATCGACCGGTGTCGCGAGCTCGCTCAGCAAGCCGGGTCCGGGCAGGACGACACCACCGCCGCCGATCGCGACCGCACCCGTCTCGCCCAGGTCTGGCACGCCATCGTTCTCGTCCGCCTCGGTGAGCTGCCGTACGGCCGTCAGGAGCTGGCCCGCGCGCTGACCCGCGACAACCACGTCCCGAGCGATCGCCTGCTGGCCGCGGCCACGCTGTGCCGCTCGGAGCTCGCGCTCGCGGTGGGCCAGCTCGACGAGGCGGTCACCGCTGCCCGGGACGGGCTGGAGCTGGCCGAGCGGGCGGCCATGCGCACCCTGCTGCCGCTGGGCCGGACCCTGCTGGCGCAAAGCGCGCTGCGGCAGGGCGACATGAACGCCGTCGGCACGTACGTCAACCAGCTCAAGGACGACGCGCTGCTCGGGCACACCCGGTACATGCCGGGCCGATGCTCGTGGGCCATCACCCAGATCCTGGAGGCCCGTGACGGCACCGCCAGCGTCGCGCACCTCATCGAGAGCATCACCACCGACACGCGCCTGCTGATGGAACTGCTGATGGCCAACCCGGCGGCAGCGGCCTGGCTGGTGCGGGCCGCGCTGAAGCTGGACGCCCGGGACCTCGCCGGCCGGGTCGTCTTCCACGCGCACGGCCTCTCGCTGTGCAACCCCCAGTACCCGCTGCTCTACGCCTCCGCGCTGCACGCCGCGGGGCTTTTCGACGACAGCGCCGAGCGCATCCTCACCGCCGAGGGGCTCACCCAGGACCCGTGGGCCCGAGCCTCGGCGGCCGAGGACGCGGGACTGCTGCTGTCCGCCCGAGCCTGTGAGCAGGATGCGGCGGTGGCCGCCTTGAGCCGGGCCGCCGACGGCTACCTCGACATCGGGGCGGCGCGCGACATGTTCCGGGTCAACAGCAAACTGCGCGAACTGGGTGTACGCCGGCGGCAGGTACCGCGGCTGACCGGGCGGGCCGGCACCAGCGCGGGCCCGCTGACCGACACCGAGTTCGCCGTGGCCGAGCTGGTCAGCCAGGGCCTGACCAACGCGGGGGTGGGCAGGCAGCTGTTCATCTCGACGCACACGGTGGCGTTCCACCTGAGGAAGGTGTTCCGCAAGCTCGACGTCAGTTCCCGGGTCGAGCTGGCCAGCACCTGGAAGCAGATCGCGACGTCCTGA
- a CDS encoding acyl-CoA dehydrogenase family protein, whose protein sequence is MDNDDFLALDDQLDDAERSVRDTVRAYADEHFLPRVDDWYQDGELPRQIAKDLGGLGLLGMQLDGYGCANASPAAYGVACRELEAVDSGLRSFLSVQSCLAMYAIHRWGDDRQRQEWLPAMAAGDALGCFGLTEPESGSDPASMRTVARRVGGDWVIDGTKAWISNATIADVAVIWAGTEAGPRGFLVPSSAPGWTATEIRDKLSLRASVSTNLRLENVRVPASAMLPLGRGLKAPLSCLNEARFGILWGLAGAARTCYSAALEYAGRRHQFGRPIAGFQLTQRKLATMVVELTHAGLTAFRLAQLKRAGTVTPEQISLGKLANARSAIEVARTARTILGADGITMAHPVARHLANLDAVLTVEGTEEMHQLIIGRAVTGISAFR, encoded by the coding sequence GTGGACAACGACGATTTCCTCGCCCTGGACGACCAGCTCGACGACGCCGAACGCTCGGTGCGCGACACCGTTCGCGCGTACGCCGACGAGCATTTCCTGCCCCGCGTGGACGACTGGTACCAGGACGGCGAACTGCCCCGGCAGATCGCCAAGGACCTCGGCGGCCTCGGCCTGCTCGGCATGCAGCTCGACGGGTACGGCTGCGCGAACGCCTCCCCGGCGGCCTACGGTGTGGCCTGCCGGGAACTGGAAGCGGTGGATTCCGGCCTGCGCAGCTTCTTGTCGGTGCAGAGCTGCCTGGCCATGTACGCGATCCACCGCTGGGGGGACGACCGGCAGCGCCAGGAGTGGCTGCCCGCGATGGCCGCCGGCGATGCGCTGGGCTGTTTCGGGCTGACCGAGCCGGAGTCCGGTTCCGATCCGGCGTCGATGCGCACGGTGGCCCGCCGCGTCGGTGGCGACTGGGTGATCGACGGGACCAAGGCGTGGATCTCCAACGCGACGATCGCCGACGTCGCCGTCATCTGGGCGGGTACCGAGGCGGGTCCGCGCGGCTTCCTGGTGCCCTCGTCGGCTCCGGGCTGGACCGCGACCGAGATCCGGGACAAGCTGTCGCTGCGCGCGTCGGTCTCGACGAATCTGCGCCTGGAGAACGTCCGGGTGCCCGCCTCGGCCATGCTGCCGCTGGGCCGCGGGCTCAAGGCGCCGCTGTCCTGTCTCAACGAGGCCCGTTTCGGCATCCTCTGGGGTCTGGCCGGGGCCGCCCGCACCTGCTACTCGGCCGCCCTCGAGTACGCCGGGCGGCGCCACCAGTTCGGCCGGCCGATCGCCGGGTTCCAGCTGACCCAGCGCAAGCTGGCCACCATGGTCGTCGAGCTGACCCACGCCGGGCTCACCGCCTTCCGGCTGGCCCAGCTCAAACGGGCGGGTACGGTGACCCCCGAGCAGATCAGCCTCGGCAAGCTGGCGAACGCGCGCTCGGCGATCGAGGTGGCCCGCACCGCCCGGACGATCCTGGGCGCGGACGGCATCACCATGGCCCACCCGGTCGCCCGGCACCTGGCCAACCTCGACGCGGTGCTGACCGTGGAGGGCACCGAGGAGATGCACCAGCTGATCATCGGGCGCGCGGTGACCGGGATCTCCGCGTTCCGCTGA